One Kitasatospora sp. MAP12-44 DNA segment encodes these proteins:
- the acnA gene encoding aconitate hydratase AcnA, translating into MSANSFDARSSLQVGDESYEIFKLSAVEGSERLPYSLKVLLENLLRTEDGANITADHIRALGNWDQNAEPSQEIQFTPARVIMQDFTGVPCVVDLATMREAVKELGGDPAKINPLAPAELVIDHSVIADKFGTKDAFTQNVEIEYGRNKERYQFLRWGQTAFDEFKVVPPGTGIVHQVNIEHLARTIMVRGGQAYPDTCVGTDSHTTMVNGLGVLGWGVGGIEAEAAMLGQPVSMLIPRVVGFKLNGQLPAGATATDLVLTITEMLRKHGVVGKFVEFYGAGVTAIPLANRATIGNMSPEFGSTCAIFPIDDETLHYLRLTGRSEAQLALVEAYAKEQGLWHDPSVEPVYSEYLELDLSTVVPSIAGPKRPQDRVILAEAAAKFAEVLPSYAAQASKPTAVTAPDGTSYEIDNGAVVIASITSCTNTSNPSVMLGAALLAKKAVEKGLHVKPWVKTTLAPGSKVVMGYYEKAGLVPYMEKLGFNLVGYGCVTCIGNSGPLPEEVSAAVNEADLAVVSVLSGNRNFEGRINPDVKMNYLASPPLVVAYALAGNMNIDITRDALGTDTEGKPVYLADIWPSEQEVAEVVASSIDQEMFTKDYADVFAGDHRWQSLPIPTGNTFEWDAESTYVRKPPYFEGMTMETTPVTDIAGARVLAKLGDSVTTDHISPAGNIKAGTPAAQYLTEHGVEKRDFNSYGSRRGNHEVMIRGTFANIRLRNQIAPGTEGGYTRDFTQPDAPVSFIYDAAQNYQAAGTPLVILAGKEYGSGSSRDWAAKGTALLGVKAVIAESYERIHRSNLIGMGVLPLQFPEGQTADSLGLTGEETFAISGVVALNDGGIPQTVKVTAGGVEFDAKVRIDTPGEADYYRNGGILQYVLRSLING; encoded by the coding sequence GTGTCCGCGAACAGCTTCGACGCCCGCAGCTCGCTGCAGGTGGGCGACGAGTCGTACGAGATCTTCAAGCTCTCCGCCGTCGAGGGTTCCGAGCGGCTGCCGTACAGCCTCAAGGTGCTTCTGGAGAACCTGCTCCGCACCGAGGACGGCGCGAACATCACCGCCGACCACATCCGTGCCCTGGGCAACTGGGACCAGAACGCCGAGCCGAGCCAGGAGATCCAGTTCACGCCGGCCCGCGTGATCATGCAGGACTTCACCGGCGTGCCCTGCGTCGTCGACCTCGCCACCATGCGTGAGGCCGTCAAGGAGCTGGGCGGCGACCCGGCGAAGATCAACCCGCTGGCCCCGGCCGAGCTGGTCATCGACCACTCGGTCATCGCCGACAAGTTCGGCACCAAGGACGCGTTCACCCAGAACGTCGAGATCGAGTACGGCCGCAACAAGGAGCGCTACCAGTTCCTGCGCTGGGGCCAGACCGCGTTCGACGAGTTCAAGGTCGTCCCCCCGGGCACCGGCATCGTCCACCAGGTGAACATCGAGCACCTGGCCCGCACCATCATGGTCCGCGGCGGCCAGGCGTACCCCGACACCTGCGTCGGCACCGACTCGCACACCACCATGGTCAACGGCCTTGGCGTGCTGGGCTGGGGCGTCGGCGGCATCGAGGCCGAGGCGGCCATGCTCGGCCAGCCGGTCTCCATGCTGATCCCGCGCGTGGTCGGCTTCAAGCTCAACGGCCAGCTCCCGGCCGGCGCCACCGCCACCGACCTGGTGCTCACCATCACCGAGATGCTGCGCAAGCACGGTGTGGTCGGCAAGTTCGTCGAGTTCTACGGCGCCGGCGTCACCGCCATCCCGCTGGCCAACCGCGCCACCATCGGCAACATGTCGCCGGAGTTCGGCTCGACCTGTGCGATCTTCCCGATCGACGACGAGACCCTGCACTACCTCCGGCTCACCGGCCGCAGCGAGGCCCAGCTCGCGCTGGTCGAGGCGTACGCCAAGGAGCAGGGCCTGTGGCACGACCCGTCGGTCGAGCCGGTCTACTCCGAGTACCTGGAGCTGGACCTCTCCACCGTCGTGCCGTCCATCGCCGGCCCGAAGCGCCCGCAGGACCGCGTGATCCTGGCCGAGGCCGCTGCGAAGTTCGCCGAGGTGCTGCCCTCGTACGCCGCCCAGGCGTCGAAGCCGACCGCGGTCACCGCGCCTGACGGCACGTCGTACGAGATCGACAACGGCGCGGTCGTGATCGCCTCGATCACCTCCTGCACCAACACCTCCAACCCCTCCGTCATGCTGGGCGCCGCCCTGCTGGCGAAGAAGGCCGTGGAGAAGGGCCTGCACGTCAAGCCCTGGGTCAAGACCACCCTGGCCCCCGGGTCCAAGGTCGTCATGGGCTACTACGAGAAGGCCGGCCTCGTCCCCTACATGGAGAAGCTCGGCTTCAACCTGGTGGGCTACGGCTGCGTGACCTGCATCGGCAACTCGGGCCCGCTGCCCGAGGAGGTCTCCGCCGCGGTCAACGAGGCCGACCTCGCCGTGGTCTCGGTGCTCTCCGGCAACCGCAACTTCGAGGGCCGGATCAACCCGGACGTCAAGATGAACTACCTGGCCTCCCCGCCGCTGGTGGTCGCCTACGCCCTGGCCGGCAACATGAACATCGACATCACCCGGGACGCCCTGGGCACCGACACCGAGGGCAAGCCGGTCTACCTCGCGGACATCTGGCCGTCCGAGCAGGAGGTCGCCGAGGTCGTCGCGAGCTCGATCGACCAGGAGATGTTCACCAAGGACTACGCGGACGTCTTCGCCGGTGACCACCGCTGGCAGTCGCTGCCGATCCCGACCGGCAACACCTTCGAGTGGGACGCCGAGTCCACCTACGTCCGCAAGCCCCCGTACTTCGAGGGCATGACGATGGAGACCACCCCGGTCACCGACATCGCCGGCGCCCGCGTGCTGGCCAAGCTCGGCGACTCGGTCACCACCGACCACATCTCCCCGGCCGGCAACATCAAGGCCGGTACGCCCGCCGCTCAGTACCTCACCGAGCACGGCGTGGAGAAGCGCGACTTCAACTCGTACGGCTCGCGCCGTGGCAACCACGAGGTGATGATCCGCGGCACCTTCGCCAACATCCGCCTGCGCAACCAGATCGCGCCGGGCACCGAGGGCGGCTACACCCGCGACTTCACCCAGCCGGACGCGCCGGTGTCGTTCATCTACGACGCCGCGCAGAACTACCAGGCCGCCGGCACCCCGCTGGTGATCCTGGCCGGCAAGGAGTACGGCTCGGGCTCGTCCCGCGACTGGGCTGCCAAGGGCACCGCGCTGCTGGGCGTCAAGGCCGTCATCGCCGAGTCCTACGAGCGCATCCACCGCTCGAACCTGATCGGCATGGGCGTTCTGCCGCTGCAGTTCCCCGAGGGCCAGACGGCCGACTCGCTGGGCCTGACCGGCGAGGAGACCTTCGCGATCTCCGGCGTCGTCGCGCTCAACGACGGTGGCATCCCGCAGACCGTCAAGGTCACCGCCGGCGGCGTGGAGTTCGACGCCAAGGTGCGCATCGACACCCCCGGCGAGGCGGACTACTACCGCAACGGCGGCATCCTGCAGTACGTGCTGCGCAGCCTGATCAACGGCTGA
- the argF gene encoding ornithine carbamoyltransferase, translating into MASNLRNRHFLKELDFTAQEFHLLLDLAAQLKAAKFAGTEQPRLRGKNIALIFEKTSTRTRCAFEVAAHDQGAFTTYLDPAGSQIGHKESIKDSARVLGRMFDGIQYRGHGQELIEELAEFAGVPVWNGLTDEWHPTQMLADLLTVREHSTKPLAEISLAYLGDARNNMGNSLLVTGALLGLDIRIVAPEQLWPAAEVRAAAEQLAKASGARITLTEDVAAGVAGADFLYTDVWVSMGEPKEVWVERIELLKAYQVSMDTVRATGNPAVKFLHCLPAFHDLGTVLGRQLFEMTGMSELECTDELFESAHSIVFDQAENRLHTIKAVLVATLGS; encoded by the coding sequence ATGGCCTCGAACCTCCGGAACAGGCACTTCCTCAAGGAGCTCGATTTCACGGCGCAGGAGTTCCACCTCCTGCTCGACCTCGCCGCCCAGCTGAAGGCCGCCAAGTTCGCGGGCACCGAGCAGCCCCGACTGCGCGGCAAGAACATCGCCCTGATCTTCGAGAAGACCTCGACCCGCACGCGCTGCGCCTTCGAGGTGGCCGCCCACGACCAGGGCGCCTTCACCACCTACCTGGACCCGGCCGGCTCGCAGATCGGCCACAAGGAGTCGATCAAGGACTCGGCCCGGGTGCTCGGGCGGATGTTCGACGGCATCCAGTACCGGGGGCACGGTCAGGAGCTGATCGAGGAGCTGGCCGAGTTCGCGGGCGTTCCGGTCTGGAACGGCCTGACCGACGAGTGGCACCCGACCCAGATGCTGGCCGACCTGCTCACCGTCCGCGAGCACTCGACCAAGCCGCTGGCCGAGATCTCGCTCGCCTACCTGGGCGACGCCCGCAACAACATGGGCAACTCCCTGCTGGTCACCGGCGCCCTGCTCGGCCTGGACATCCGGATCGTGGCCCCCGAGCAGCTCTGGCCGGCCGCCGAGGTCCGGGCCGCCGCCGAGCAGCTGGCCAAGGCGAGCGGCGCGCGGATCACCCTCACCGAGGACGTCGCCGCGGGCGTGGCGGGTGCGGACTTCCTCTACACCGATGTCTGGGTCTCGATGGGGGAGCCCAAGGAGGTCTGGGTCGAGCGCATCGAGCTGCTCAAGGCCTATCAGGTCTCGATGGACACCGTCCGGGCCACCGGCAACCCGGCCGTCAAGTTCCTGCACTGCCTGCCGGCCTTCCACGACCTGGGCACCGTGCTCGGCCGCCAGCTCTTCGAGATGACCGGGATGTCCGAGCTGGAGTGCACCGACGAGCTCTTCGAGTCGGCGCACTCGATCGTCTTCGACCAGGCGGAGAACCGCCTGCACACCATCAAGGCGGTCCTGGTCGCGACCCTGGGCTCCTGA
- a CDS encoding polynucleotide kinase-phosphatase: MTDETLATPPAPTPTASVPPASAAAPRRLPVTDLSLVVLIGTSGSGKSSFARKHFAPTQVISSDYCRGLVSDDENDQSASAAAFELLHYIVGKRLAAGRLTVVDATNVQPESRKQLVKIAREHDVLPIAIVLDVPPGVCAERNRSRPDRDMGAHVIPRQHRELRRSLGSLEREGFRKVHHLRGEQEVESAEIVTEKRWNDLRHLTGPFDIIGDIHGCRSELETLLLRLGYTLTRDEQRRPVDAVHPAGRTAVFVGDLVDRGPDTPGVLRLVMGMVAAGHAICVPGNHENKLGRAMGGRQVTVSHGLKESLEQLADEPEEFRVAVRAFMRDLVSHYLLDGGNLVVCHAGLPEKYHGRNSGRVRSHALYGDTTGETDEYGLPVRYPWAEEYRGKALVVYGHTPVPTASFLNNTICLDTGCVFGGSLTALRYPERELVGVPAEQEWYTPVRPMASDAPGAREGRPLDLADVAGRRVVETSLHGRVSIREENAAAALEVMSRFALDPRLLPYLPPTMAPSATSRREGYLEHPEEAFFAYRADGVREVVCEEKHMGSRAVVLVARQPGGLERRFGIESSGAIWTRTGRAFLGDQELTDAILDRLRTAAEQAGLFEELATDWLLLDAELLPWSLKAMDLLRRQYASVGAAARTALPEVLSALGRAMERGIDGLAELTERHRLRAADATAFTEAYRRYCWPTEGLTGIRLAPFQVLAAEGANLAGRPHGEHLAWIDRLVAADASPAAGSKAGTDAGATGPAQEPLLRSTGRLLVDTEDEASIAEGIAWWERLTEAGGEGMVVKPLASLVRGTAGQGRPGGLIQPGLKVRGREYLRIIYGPDYTRHLDQLRQRSLGHKRSLALREYALGLEALDRLAAGEPLWRVHEPVFAVLALESEPVDPRL, from the coding sequence ATGACCGACGAGACCCTGGCCACCCCGCCCGCTCCCACCCCGACCGCTTCAGTACCGCCCGCCTCGGCCGCCGCGCCGCGCCGGCTCCCGGTCACCGACCTGTCGCTGGTCGTCCTGATCGGCACCAGCGGTTCGGGCAAGTCCAGCTTCGCCCGCAAGCACTTCGCTCCGACCCAGGTCATCTCCTCCGACTACTGCCGAGGCCTGGTCTCGGACGACGAGAACGACCAGTCCGCGTCCGCCGCCGCCTTCGAGCTGCTCCACTACATCGTCGGCAAGCGGCTCGCTGCCGGCCGGCTCACCGTGGTGGACGCCACCAACGTCCAGCCCGAGTCGCGCAAGCAGCTGGTCAAGATCGCCCGGGAGCACGACGTGCTGCCGATCGCGATCGTCCTGGACGTGCCGCCGGGCGTCTGCGCCGAGCGCAACCGCTCGCGTCCCGACCGGGACATGGGCGCGCATGTGATCCCCCGCCAGCACCGCGAGCTGCGCCGCTCGCTGGGCAGCCTGGAGCGCGAGGGCTTCCGCAAGGTGCACCACCTGCGCGGCGAGCAGGAGGTGGAGAGCGCCGAGATCGTCACCGAGAAGCGTTGGAACGACCTGCGCCATCTCACCGGTCCGTTCGACATCATCGGCGACATCCACGGCTGCCGCTCCGAGCTGGAGACCCTGCTGCTGCGCCTGGGCTACACGCTCACCCGGGACGAGCAGCGCCGCCCGGTGGACGCCGTCCACCCCGCGGGCCGCACGGCCGTCTTCGTCGGCGACCTGGTCGACCGCGGCCCGGACACCCCGGGCGTGCTGCGCCTGGTGATGGGCATGGTGGCGGCGGGCCACGCGATCTGCGTCCCGGGCAACCACGAGAACAAGCTCGGCCGGGCCATGGGCGGTCGACAGGTCACCGTCTCGCACGGGCTCAAGGAGTCCCTTGAGCAGCTGGCCGACGAGCCGGAGGAGTTCCGTGTCGCGGTCCGCGCCTTTATGCGCGACCTGGTCAGCCACTACCTGCTCGACGGCGGCAACCTGGTGGTCTGCCACGCCGGCCTGCCGGAGAAGTACCACGGCCGCAACTCCGGCCGGGTCCGCTCGCACGCGCTCTACGGCGACACCACCGGCGAGACCGACGAGTACGGCCTCCCGGTGCGCTACCCGTGGGCCGAGGAGTACCGGGGCAAGGCGCTGGTGGTCTACGGCCACACCCCCGTCCCGACGGCCAGCTTCCTCAACAACACCATCTGCCTGGACACCGGCTGCGTCTTCGGCGGCTCGCTCACCGCGCTGCGCTACCCGGAGCGCGAGCTGGTCGGCGTCCCGGCCGAGCAGGAGTGGTACACGCCGGTACGCCCGATGGCCTCCGATGCCCCGGGCGCGCGGGAGGGTCGTCCGCTGGACCTCGCCGACGTGGCGGGACGCCGGGTGGTCGAGACGTCCCTGCACGGACGGGTCTCCATCCGCGAGGAGAACGCGGCGGCCGCGCTGGAGGTGATGAGCCGCTTCGCGCTGGATCCGCGGCTGCTCCCGTACCTGCCGCCGACCATGGCCCCGAGCGCCACCTCCCGTCGCGAGGGCTACCTCGAACACCCGGAGGAGGCCTTCTTCGCCTACCGCGCGGACGGTGTCCGCGAGGTGGTCTGCGAGGAGAAGCACATGGGCTCGCGCGCCGTGGTGCTGGTGGCCAGGCAGCCGGGTGGGCTGGAGCGGCGCTTCGGCATCGAGTCCTCCGGCGCGATCTGGACCAGGACGGGCCGCGCCTTCCTCGGCGACCAGGAGCTGACCGACGCGATCCTCGACCGCCTGCGCACGGCGGCCGAGCAGGCCGGCCTCTTCGAGGAGCTGGCCACCGACTGGCTGCTGCTGGACGCCGAGTTGCTGCCCTGGTCGCTCAAGGCGATGGATCTGCTGCGGCGCCAGTACGCCTCGGTCGGCGCCGCCGCTCGTACGGCGCTGCCCGAGGTGCTGTCGGCGCTCGGTCGCGCGATGGAGCGCGGGATCGACGGGCTGGCCGAGCTGACGGAGCGCCACCGCCTGCGGGCGGCGGACGCGACGGCGTTCACCGAGGCCTACCGGCGGTACTGCTGGCCCACCGAGGGGCTCACCGGGATCCGGCTGGCGCCGTTCCAGGTGCTGGCCGCCGAGGGAGCCAACCTGGCGGGGCGTCCGCACGGCGAGCACCTCGCGTGGATCGACCGGCTGGTCGCCGCCGACGCGAGCCCCGCTGCGGGCTCCAAGGCCGGCACTGACGCCGGCGCCACCGGCCCCGCCCAGGAGCCGCTGCTGCGCTCCACCGGGCGGCTGCTGGTCGACACCGAGGACGAGGCCTCCATCGCCGAGGGCATCGCCTGGTGGGAGCGGCTGACCGAGGCCGGCGGCGAGGGCATGGTGGTCAAGCCGCTGGCCTCGCTGGTCCGCGGCACCGCGGGCCAGGGCCGCCCGGGCGGCCTGATCCAGCCGGGGCTGAAGGTGCGCGGTCGCGAGTACCTGCGGATCATCTACGGCCCCGACTACACCCGCCACCTCGACCAGTTGCGGCAGCGTTCGCTGGGCCACAAGCGCTCGCTCGCCCTGCGCGAGTACGCGCTCGGCCTGGAGGCGCTGGACCGCCTGGCGGCCGGCGAGCCGCTCTGGCGGGTGCACGAGCCGGTCTTCGCCGTCCTGGCGCTGGAGTCCGAGCCGGTGGATCCACGGCTGTAG
- a CDS encoding 3' terminal RNA ribose 2'-O-methyltransferase Hen1, with product MFISISTTGTAERPATDLGYLLHKHPGKAQCFSTSHGTAHVFYPEASDGVCTAALLLDIDPIALVRRGQGKGRGSSTAPSGAAALGQYVNDRPYAASSLLAVALRTVFRTAMKGVCELRPGLAEQARPLRIALPAVATGGDGRGSDERSLVNRLFEPLGWAVVAQPVALDEAFPAWGDSRYVRLELAGTLRLADALQQLYVLLPVLDGSKHYWVAPDEVDKLLDAGEGWLADHPERTLIIRRYLHRRWSLANEAVRRLELARLAETDGQEPEELDNAVQEPAAVGPEESGPAPDASAEASPEGSAETKPRSLALQRREAILDALREAGATRVLDLGCGQGELVGSLLKDPRFTDILGVDVSSSALSTAARKLRLDRLSERQAARVKLVQGALTYTDARLKGYDAAVLCEVIEHLDLPRLPALEHAVLGAARPSTVIVTTPNAEYNVRWESLPAGHVRHADHRFEWDRSQFRAWAQRVAAQYGYTVSLRPVGPEDPEVGPPTQLALFQLGVPAETAPTTTPEGSVTR from the coding sequence GTGTTCATCTCGATCTCCACCACCGGCACGGCCGAACGTCCGGCCACAGACCTGGGCTACTTGCTGCACAAGCACCCGGGTAAGGCGCAGTGCTTCAGTACCTCGCACGGTACGGCGCACGTCTTCTACCCCGAGGCGAGCGACGGCGTCTGCACGGCTGCGCTGCTGCTGGACATCGACCCCATCGCTCTGGTCCGGCGCGGCCAGGGCAAGGGGCGCGGCTCCTCCACCGCGCCGTCCGGCGCGGCAGCGCTCGGCCAGTACGTCAACGACCGCCCCTACGCCGCCTCCTCGCTGCTCGCGGTGGCACTGCGGACGGTCTTCCGGACGGCCATGAAGGGCGTCTGCGAGCTGCGGCCCGGCCTGGCTGAGCAGGCCCGGCCGCTGCGCATCGCGCTGCCGGCCGTCGCGACCGGTGGCGACGGGCGCGGGTCGGACGAGCGGTCGCTGGTCAACCGGCTGTTCGAGCCGCTCGGTTGGGCCGTCGTGGCCCAGCCCGTCGCGCTGGACGAGGCCTTTCCGGCCTGGGGCGACTCGCGGTACGTCCGCCTCGAACTGGCCGGCACCCTGCGGTTGGCCGACGCGCTGCAGCAGCTCTATGTGCTGCTCCCGGTGCTGGACGGGTCCAAGCACTACTGGGTCGCACCCGACGAGGTCGACAAGCTGCTCGACGCGGGGGAGGGCTGGCTGGCGGACCACCCGGAGCGCACGCTGATCATCCGTCGTTACCTGCACCGGCGCTGGTCGCTGGCGAACGAGGCGGTGCGCCGTCTGGAGCTGGCCCGCCTCGCCGAGACGGACGGTCAGGAGCCGGAGGAGCTCGACAACGCGGTGCAGGAGCCCGCGGCGGTCGGTCCGGAGGAGTCCGGTCCTGCCCCGGACGCCTCAGCCGAAGCCTCTCCCGAAGGCTCTGCCGAAACCAAGCCGAGGTCGCTCGCCCTCCAGCGGCGCGAGGCGATCCTCGACGCCCTGCGCGAGGCCGGCGCCACTCGGGTGCTCGATCTCGGCTGCGGGCAGGGCGAGTTGGTCGGATCCCTGCTGAAGGATCCGCGCTTCACCGACATCCTCGGGGTGGACGTCTCCTCCAGCGCGCTCTCGACCGCGGCCCGCAAGCTGCGGCTGGACCGGCTCTCCGAGCGGCAGGCGGCCCGGGTGAAGCTCGTCCAGGGCGCGCTGACGTACACCGACGCACGACTCAAGGGCTATGACGCCGCGGTGCTCTGCGAGGTAATCGAGCACCTGGACCTGCCCAGACTCCCGGCGCTCGAACACGCCGTGCTGGGCGCGGCCCGGCCCTCGACGGTGATCGTCACCACGCCCAACGCCGAGTACAACGTCCGCTGGGAGAGCCTCCCGGCGGGTCATGTCCGGCATGCCGACCACCGCTTCGAGTGGGACCGCTCGCAGTTCCGCGCGTGGGCGCAGCGGGTGGCCGCGCAGTACGGATACACCGTCAGCCTCCGGCCCGTGGGTCCGGAGGATCCGGAGGTCGGCCCGCCCACCCAGCTCGCCCTGTTCCAGCTCGGCGTTCCCGCCGAGACCGCCCCGACCACCACTCCCGAAGGGAGCGTGACCCGATGA
- the dapD gene encoding 2,3,4,5-tetrahydropyridine-2,6-dicarboxylate N-succinyltransferase produces MTAESTTLARGAVAAGLATIAADGTVLDTWYPAPALVAEPGPAGTVRLTAEQAEAELGAGATGALRSDARRGVEVVAVRTTIASLDDKPLDAHDAYLRLHLLSHRLVKPHGQSLDGLFGLLANVAWTSIGPVPVDLVEQARLAVRAEGGQLAVYGIDKFPRMTDYVAPSGVRIAHADRVRLGAHLAVGTTVMHEGFVNFNAGTLGTSMVEGRISAGVVVGDHSDIGGGSSIMGTLSGGGKQVVSVGERCLLGANAGIGISLGSDCVVEAGLYVTAGTRVTLPDGKIAKAVELSGQDNLLFRRNSQSGAVEVIARSGSWGGLNAELHAHN; encoded by the coding sequence GTGACTGCTGAATCCACCACCCTCGCACGTGGCGCCGTCGCCGCAGGTCTGGCGACCATCGCTGCCGACGGCACTGTCCTCGACACCTGGTACCCCGCTCCCGCCCTGGTCGCCGAACCGGGCCCGGCCGGCACCGTCCGGCTGACCGCCGAGCAGGCCGAGGCCGAGCTCGGCGCGGGCGCCACCGGCGCCCTGCGCTCCGACGCCCGCCGCGGCGTCGAGGTGGTGGCGGTGCGCACCACCATCGCCTCGCTCGACGACAAGCCGCTCGACGCCCATGACGCCTACCTGCGCCTGCACCTGCTGAGCCACCGGCTGGTCAAGCCGCACGGCCAGAGCCTGGACGGCCTGTTCGGCCTGCTGGCCAACGTCGCCTGGACCAGCATCGGCCCGGTGCCGGTGGACCTGGTCGAGCAGGCCCGACTGGCCGTCCGCGCCGAAGGCGGCCAGCTGGCCGTCTACGGGATCGACAAGTTCCCGCGGATGACCGACTACGTCGCGCCGTCGGGTGTGCGCATCGCGCACGCCGACCGGGTGCGCCTGGGTGCCCACCTCGCCGTGGGCACCACCGTGATGCACGAGGGCTTCGTCAACTTCAACGCCGGCACGCTGGGCACCTCCATGGTGGAGGGCCGGATCAGTGCGGGCGTCGTGGTCGGCGACCACAGCGACATCGGCGGCGGATCCTCGATCATGGGGACGCTGTCCGGTGGCGGCAAGCAGGTCGTGTCGGTCGGTGAGCGCTGCCTGCTGGGCGCCAACGCGGGCATCGGCATCTCGCTGGGCAGCGACTGCGTCGTCGAGGCCGGCCTCTACGTCACCGCGGGCACCCGGGTGACGCTGCCGGACGGCAAGATCGCCAAGGCGGTCGAGCTCTCCGGCCAGGACAACCTGCTGTTCCGTCGGAACTCGCAGTCCGGCGCGGTCGAGGTGATCGCCCGGTCCGGCTCCTGGGGCGGACTGAATGCGGAGCTGCACGCACACAACTGA
- a CDS encoding nucleotide pyrophosphohydrolase: MGALSRRLAEFAAVRRWEPFHTPKNLAAALSVEAGELLEIFQWLTPEQAAAVMDEPGSAHRVRDEVADVLAYLLQFCTAVGVDPLAALSEKIDRNELRFPPPN, encoded by the coding sequence CTGGGCGCGCTCAGCCGGCGGCTGGCGGAGTTCGCCGCGGTCCGGCGCTGGGAGCCGTTCCACACCCCGAAGAACCTGGCCGCGGCGCTCAGCGTGGAGGCCGGTGAGCTGCTGGAGATCTTCCAGTGGCTTACCCCGGAGCAGGCCGCCGCGGTGATGGACGAGCCGGGCAGCGCGCACCGGGTCCGCGACGAGGTGGCCGACGTGCTGGCGTATCTGCTGCAGTTCTGCACCGCGGTCGGGGTGGATCCGCTGGCGGCGCTCTCGGAGAAGATCGACCGCAATGAGCTGCGTTTTCCGCCGCCGAACTGA
- a CDS encoding ATP-binding protein: protein MTSEVVPASVLASVPAAAPVPVLRPTARPTVEEVRLTSFKSYRRATLPLSPLTVLHGPSGVGKSNALDAVAVLSRLALGEEIGPSLDGIGGASGPLAAAVRGGLLGCVPHGRNAIILGCSVRSSAGPIRLELVIRTDGRVRVARECLTLDGRTLVETGEQDVGNGRINVTWHNDTRQGDIRAPFPSSSLIVTQIPLRVAGSSPGERMVLSASEHLLTALREIFPVHPVPALMRGWVRPDAEARLLPSAANISAVLARLQGECTRRYGRLLKAVQAAAPHPLLGLDVARRGTAAQERLLAVFDEGVLGRTGADQASDGMLRLLAFAAVLLTGAAVLDLDAAVEVPWAHRQLTVLAEDLGAGLAAEQTASVLRLALEMCDKEHVRLLAALQDAAAARQLAGVELVECRRDPRSGHSVLRPESACVPAQGTRGSAAVDAVDLER, encoded by the coding sequence GTGACCAGTGAAGTCGTCCCAGCCTCCGTCCTCGCCTCCGTGCCCGCCGCAGCGCCGGTGCCCGTGCTCCGGCCGACGGCCCGTCCCACCGTCGAGGAGGTGCGGCTCACCTCGTTCAAGTCCTATCGCCGCGCCACCCTCCCGCTCTCGCCGCTGACCGTGCTGCACGGGCCGTCCGGCGTCGGCAAGTCGAACGCCCTGGACGCCGTCGCCGTGCTCTCCCGGCTGGCCCTCGGCGAGGAGATCGGGCCGTCCCTGGACGGCATCGGCGGAGCGTCCGGCCCGCTGGCGGCGGCGGTCCGCGGCGGCCTGCTGGGCTGCGTACCGCACGGCCGCAACGCGATCATCCTGGGCTGCAGCGTGCGCTCCAGCGCCGGGCCGATCCGGCTGGAACTGGTGATCCGCACCGACGGACGGGTGCGGGTGGCCCGTGAGTGCCTGACCCTGGACGGCCGGACCCTGGTGGAGACCGGGGAGCAGGACGTCGGCAACGGGCGGATCAACGTCACCTGGCACAACGACACACGGCAGGGCGATATCCGGGCACCGTTTCCCAGCAGCAGTCTGATCGTCACTCAGATCCCGCTCCGGGTGGCCGGTTCCTCGCCCGGCGAGCGGATGGTCCTGTCCGCCAGCGAACACCTGCTCACCGCACTGCGCGAGATCTTCCCGGTGCACCCCGTGCCCGCGCTGATGCGCGGCTGGGTCCGGCCGGACGCCGAGGCCCGGCTGCTGCCCTCGGCGGCGAACATCTCGGCCGTGCTGGCCCGGCTGCAGGGCGAGTGCACCCGCCGGTACGGGCGGCTGCTCAAGGCGGTGCAGGCGGCCGCCCCGCACCCGCTGCTGGGGCTGGACGTGGCCCGGCGCGGTACGGCGGCGCAGGAACGGCTGCTCGCGGTCTTCGACGAGGGCGTCCTCGGCCGGACCGGGGCCGACCAGGCCTCGGACGGGATGCTGCGGCTGCTCGCCTTCGCGGCCGTGCTGCTGACCGGCGCTGCGGTGCTGGACCTCGACGCCGCGGTGGAGGTGCCGTGGGCCCACCGCCAGCTCACGGTGCTCGCGGAGGACCTCGGCGCCGGGCTGGCGGCCGAGCAGACGGCCTCGGTGCTGCGACTGGCGCTGGAGATGTGCGACAAGGAGCACGTCCGGCTGCTGGCGGCGCTGCAGGACGCCGCGGCGGCCCGGCAACTCGCCGGAGTGGAGCTGGTGGAGTGCCGGCGCGACCCGCGCAGCGGGCACAGCGTGCTGCGCCCGGAGAGTGCGTGTGTGCCGGCTCAGGGGACTCGCGGCTCCGCGGCGGTAGATGCGGTAGACCTGGAACGGTGA